The segment TATCCTTCGCAGACAATGCCGTTTCCTCCCGGCACAGCGGACAGCATTTGAAGAAATCATCATCTTCCTCCGATACCGGTGGTGGCAGTAACGCGGGCAGCAACGCCGCTACCGGTGCAAGCGGTGGATCGGCGTCCGTCGGTGGGCCCGGACCCggtggcagcagtagcaaacgAACGCACGGCACGGGCAGCAGCACGATGGGCAACACCCACCAGGACACGGATCATCATCCGGGCGACAATGGTACCGTTGCCGGCGGTCTGAGCAGTTCCGGCACTTCTACCTCGAACAAGGATAAAGACGAGGACGATATTTACGAGTTTAAATCCACGCCGAAAGATTCCAGCTCGAGTTCGAGCGACGAAAAGGAAAGTGGTGGCGGTACGTCGAACAAGAAGGGACCATCATCGGCGGGGGAAAAATCGGCTGGCGAGAACGATAAGCAATCGGCGGGCTCGTCGCACCATGACAATGAATCACAACAGGACCACGGACGCGATGGGTCGTCTGGCGCGTCTGGATCGTCCCGGGACGATTCGCAAGCGCAACGCTCGACACTGCAACAATCCGGATCGGATGCAGGTGAAAAGCAGGCGCAAAAGGACGGACAATCGAACGGGACATCCGCCGgctcgtcgtcatcgtcggcgGTTTCTTCCGGTGCTGGCACGATCGGGTCGTCCGATCATGGAgcgggtgctgctgctggttccgCCAGCGGTGGCAATACAACCGGTGGTAACGGTACGGGTGCCGAGCGTTCCAGTGCTACCGTTGGATCATCCGGCGGCTTATCAACCACAACACCCTCTTCCTCGTCCTCTTCCTCCGGCGTTCCGAAGCGTCCCTTTGCTGAGCTAAACGATGGGGCAGACGAAAGCTCTGGCGGAACTACGAACGAGGACGAAACGAAGCGTAAGAAACGTAAGGAAATCGATCCGCTCGGCGGGCTGGGCGGTGTTGGTAGTGGTGCCGGCAAGGATACCTCTTCCACGTCTTCCGCTTCTGGTGCTACGTCCGGCAGTGGAGGTGGATCCGCTTCGTCCACTTCGTCGGGTAAAGCGAGCGGCGGCAGTAGTACGGGTGGAAATCGGGGCTCAACACCCCGCCAGGAGAAGGGCACAAAATCGACCGGCGTACCATCGGCCAAAACGCTCGGACTGTCCGGCAAGAGTGCGTTGGATCGGAAAAGTCCTTGCGCTAGCCCGAAACCTTCGCagggtggtggtgtggccgGGTCGGGTGGCAGCAGTGCGAGCGGTGCGAATGCATCCTCATCGTCCACCGGATCTGGCGCTGGTAGCAGTGGTAGCAGTGGTGTGTCGTCCGCTGGAGCTTCTTCAGCGGCGGGAAAGGGTGGATCATCGGgtacgagcagcagcaacgataGTGACGGCGAGAGTGGTAGCAATGCCACGATGGGGACGGAGGATGGCGTCGGGGGGAAGAATGGTGGGGAGGCTGGATTTGGTGGCAGTTCCGGCGGGGGTCCGAAAGTTCCACCGCTGAAGATTGTCATCCCGCAGCAGAGTACAACCGGTGATACGGAGGTCGGTGGGAATACGAGGAATGGAAAGAATGCATCGACGAGAAATCATGCCGCGTTACCGTACGTGGTGGCGTCCTCCAATAGGTATGTGTACACGGGGGTTGGATGGGTTATCTTCACCGGGTCCTAATAAACTACATTTTCCTCCCCCGTTTCAGCAACGATTCCACGGCGGACAAGGAAAGCACCTCGTCGCGCAGTGCCAGCCCGGCCGACTCGAAAAGCTCGGACGAGAAAAACCCGTCGCAGGGCGGCAGCACCAAGGACGAACGCACCCAGCAACGTGTGCTGCGCAGCTCGCACCGCGGTGGCAACGGTGGCAAT is part of the Anopheles stephensi strain Indian unplaced genomic scaffold, UCI_ANSTEP_V1.0 ucontig283, whole genome shotgun sequence genome and harbors:
- the LOC118516357 gene encoding uncharacterized transmembrane protein DDB_G0289901-like isoform X3; this encodes MMQRRGGLAPAAVLSQQQPQQPQQQQQQQQQPHHPPPRSEPAATTVSASQSKDNAVSSRHSGQHLKKSSSSSDTGGGSNAGSNAATGASGGSASVGGPGPGGSSSKRTHGTGSSTMGNTHQDTDHHPGDNGTVAGGLSSSGTSTSNKDKDEDDIYEFKSTPKDSSSSSSDEKESGGGTSNKKGPSSAGEKSAGENDKQSAGSSHHDNESQQDHGRDGSSGASGSSRDDSQAQRSTLQQSGSDAGEKQAQKDGQSNGTSAGSSSSSAVSSGAGTIGSSDHGAGAAAGSASGGNTTGGNGTGAERSSATVGSSGGLSTTTPSSSSSSSGVPKRPFAELNDGADESSGGTTNEDETKRKKRKEIDPLGGLGGVGSGAGKDTSSTSSASGATSGSGGGSASSTSSGKASGGSSTGGNRGSTPRQEKGTKSTGVPSAKTLGLSGKSALDRKSPCASPKPSQGGGVAGSGGSSASGANASSSSTGSGAGSSGSSGVSSAGASSAAGKGGSSGTSSSNDSDGESGSNATMGTEDGVGGKNGGEAGFGGSSGGGPKVPPLKIVIPQQSTTGDTEVGGNTRNGKNASTRNHAALPYVVASSNSNDSTADKESTSSRSASPADSKSSDEKNPSQGGSTKDERTQQRVLRSSHRGGNGGNSNSSTKDGNTSGVDRSNNSSPQMQQQGNSGSPSPLSNASGCDTAERGIGGTAGTNAADGGRSGSTQTNSPGSGSGSAAGAVGDGDNGTVAGSGGASGPGSNGNPKSPSGGVSGATGGGGSTGGGSGPSGSLTGSSTGGGSGDNNGAGTGSTTGTASTGAGVGPPSTSGNGPNASNANSSGTSGNGTPSTGGQSATTGTGSGSTQSQTTGTGTAQSTNSSSSTSSSSSSSSSSSTSESSVHPRKRKIKTSKEQSSTSSSSSTSAGAAGAAGSGAASGTTAPSSATAASSSATSGTGAAAADEKKEPREGTPDVHPHDQPITNCYQMYLNIRKQIERRQKSLFPVQPKPPQGFKDYLMNRCTYALAGKTPTEPNVQVPATLPASLKEMFQAQEKERHKLRMQHIVEKEKLVLAVEQEILRVHGRAARALANQSLPFSVCTILKDEEVYNIITPEQEEKDRNARSRYNGRLFLSWLQDVDDKWEKIKEAMLLRHHNEAESLHAVQKMDWEWKMKEHLLCEFKAKPIIDDTYVPMVNVNDDFDLLPA